The genomic interval AAGCGCTCAACGTGCGCGAGCGACGACTGTTGGAACGACTCGATACGGCGCGGCAGGTAGTGCGCGATCTCGAGACGCGGCTCGACGCGGTACGCACCGCGAAACAAGCGCTGAGCGCCCGCCAGGGCATGCGTCCTCTGGCTCCCGGGCAAACCGGCGCCACTGCGACCCCCGGTCGGGATTAGACACAGCGGCGCTCATTCGACCATGCGGCGCCGTGTTCTGCCTGGAATTGCACTCGTCGTGCTAGCGACCCTCGGTTACGCCGGGTGGCGGGTCCATGACTATTTCCGCACCGAGACGGTGCGCATCGACGACCGTCTCGCCCTGATCCTCGGCGGCGGCGGCAATACCGCGGTCCTGGTTTGCGACGACGGCGTTCTCGTGGTCGACACCAAGCTCATGCGGCCCGGCCGGGGTCTCGCGGATCAGATCCGCACGCTCACGAACAAGCCGGTCCGCACGATCGTCAATACGCACTACCACCTCGACCACACGCACGGGAACGTCAACTACCCGCCGGGCACGAACGTGATGGCGCACCGGCGCACGCGAACGCACCTGGTAAAGCTCGACCGCGGCTTCTGGGAATTCGGTCCGGCCTGGGAGCTGCTGCCGAAAGATCTCGTCGAAGATCGCGCCGACCTCCGCTGCGGCGACGAGACGGTCCGCATCCTCCACCTCGGGCGCGGCCACACGGACGGCGACGTCGTCGTGCATCTGGTCGGCCGCGGCGTCATCCTGACCGGCGACCTCTTTCTTCGAAACCAATACCCGTCCATCGACCGCCGGGGCGGCGGTTCGGGCGTCGACTGGCCGGAGACCCTCGATCGCCTGCTGGCAATCCCGAACGTACGCGACTACGTACCCGGGCACGGCGGCGTCGCGACACGCGACGACGTCATTCGCTTCCAGAGCTACCTGCGCAGCGTGGTTACGCAGGTGCGCGAGGGCGTACGGCGCAACGAATCGCTCCCGGCGATCGCTTCCGGTATCGACCTGCAGGCCTTCGACGATTTCAACGGTATACCCTTCCTGCGCTCGCCGGCGGACAACGTGCGTGCCGTGTACGAGGAGATTACCGGCGTCCCGCCGCCCGGCGCAAAGCAGCGGCCGTAAAGGCCCCTTTCACAGTTTTCCGCGCACCCACGCCAGGGCCTCGTCGCGCGTCCGCAGCGTGCCATCGAGCTGCGCGTCGGCGACGGCGGCCAGCAACTGTCCGACCCGCGGTCCCGGCCGCAGACCCAGCGCCAGAAGATCGCGGCCGCGCAGCAACGGCGGCGGCCGAAGCTGCGCCTGCGCGGCCAGTTCGGCACGCCGGCGCATGCAGAACTCGTAGTGCGTGAGATCGCCGCTGGCCGCCAGCGAATCGAGCCGCGCCAGTTCGAGCAGTTCGTCGATGCCGTCCTCGGCGAGAAAGCGCTTCAACGTGCTCAGTCGCATCTCCGGCGCACTGGTCAGACGCAGGTGATGGCGGACGAGATAGTCGACGCGCTCCCGCGTCTCGCGGCTGCGGCGCAGCCGCTGGCAGACATCGGCGGCCATGTCGGCGCCCTGCTCGCAGTGGCCATAGAAGGTGATCCGCGAACCCTTGTGGCCGAGCGTGCACGGCTTGGCGACGTCGTGCAGCAACGCCGCCAGCGCCAGCGCCTCGGAGTGTCCGTCGAGTTGCGCCAGCACCCGTAGCGTGTGCTCCCACACGTCGCCCTCGGGATGGAAGTCGGGCGACTGGGCAACGCCCTGCATCGCCGCCACCTCGGGCAGAACGGCGCGCAGCAATCCGCTGCTATCGAGCAGCTCGAACGCCCGGCGGGCGGTCCCGCGCGGCCCCTGCGTCAGCATGCGCACGATTTCGTCACCGATGCGTTCCCAGGCCATGTCGGTGACACTCGGGGCCAGGTCCTGCATGGCAGCGAACGTCGTCGGGGCGATGACGAAATCGAGGTGCGCGGCGAAACGCACTGCCCGCATCAGACGCAGTCGGTCCTCGGCGAAGCGCGCCAGCGGGTCGCCGATCGCTCGGATCACACGGGCGGCGAGGTCGGCCTGACCGCCGACGTAATCGATGACGGTGTCGGTGGCCGGGTCGAGGAACATGCCGTTGACGGTGAAGTCGCGGCGCTGCGCGTCCTCCAGCGGCGTGCCGGAGCGTACGCCGGTCGGATGGCGACCGTCGGCGTAGGGAGCGTCGGCGCGGAACGTCACCACCTCGATGGGCTCCCCCTCGTACAGCACCAGCACCACTCCGAACTGCACACCAACCGGCACCGTGCGCGGAAACAGCTCCTGCACGGCCGTCGTGTTCGCGTCGGTGGCGACATCGAAGTCCTTCGGTTCCCGCCCGAGCAGACGGTCGCGTACGCAGCCCCCGGCGAGATACGCCGTGAAACCCGCCGCGCCCAGGCGTGCGGCGACGGCCCGCGCCGCAACTTCACGGTGATTCATGCGCCCCGATGGTCGCAGCGCCACAGCACAGGGTCAACAGCCAGAGAAGGAACGCCGGTTGTCTCCGCCGCCGAAACCCGGCAGCATCGATGCGATGACGGACCGGGCGGCGCGCCTGCGCGCCATTCCATCGGTGGACCGCGTGCTGCAAACGGAGGCGGCGGCCATCGCCCTGCGGCGCTTCCGGCGGGCTTACGTGGTCGACGCCGTGCGCGCCGTCCTGGCCGAGGTCCGCCAGCGGATTGCCGAGGACGAGGTGCCGGTGCCGTCTCCCGACGAAGTGATCGCCGCCGCCATGGCGCGCGCCGCGGCGGCACGGGCCGTCGGAATGCGCGCCGTCGTCAACGCGACGGGGGTGGTGCTCCACACCAACCTCGGCCGCGCCGTCCTGGCGGCAGAGGCCGTCGAGGCGGTACGCGTCGCCGCGGGCAACGCCGTAAACCTCGAGTTCGATCTCGGTCGTGGCGAGCGCGGCGACCGCGACGACTGCATCCGCGACGATCTGCGCGCCCTGACCGGCGCCGCGGCGGCCACGGTCGTCAACAACAACGCAGCCGCCGTGCTGCTGTGTCTCAACACGCTGGCGGAGGGACGCGAGGTCGTGGTCTCGCGCGGCGAACTCGTCGAGATCGGCGGTTCGTTCCGCATTCCCGACGTCATGACCAAGAGCCGGGCCGTCTTGCGCGAGGTCGGCACGACCAATCGCACCCACGCCGCCGACTACGACGCGGCAATCGGCGAACGCACCGCCCTGCTGCTCAAAGTGCACACCTCGAATTACCGCATCGTCGGCTTCACCAGCACAGTGGAACTCGCCGACCTGGCCGCGGTCGGCCGGGAGCGCGGAGTTCCCATAATGGAAGATCTCGGCAGCGGCGCCCTCGTGGACCTCTCGCGTTACGGTCTGCCCAGAGAGCCGGTGGTCGCCGAGCGCCTTCGCGCCGGCGCCGACCTGGTGACTTTCAGCGGAGACAAGCTCCTCGGCGGCCCGCAAGCGGGGATCGTCGTCGGCCGCGCCGACCTCGTCGATGCGATCAACCGCAACCCCCTGAAACGCGCCTTGCGCTGCGACAAGCTCACACTTGCCGCGCTCGCCGCGACGTTACGCCTGTATCGGACCGATCCCGACCTTGCCGCGGCACTGCCGACGCTCAGATGGCTGACCCGACCGCTGGCCGAGATGCGTGCCGTCGGTACGGCCGCAGTCGCCCGATTGAGAGAATTCCTCGGGCAGGAATACGTCGTCGAAATAGTCGAGTCGCAGTCCGAGATCGGCAGCGGCGCCCTGCCGGTCGAGAGCCTGCCGACACTGGCGGTCAGCGTGACCCACGCGGCGATCGGGTCGCAGGACATCGCTCGCCGTTTCCGCAACGCCGCAACACCCATCGTCGGCCGAATCCAGGCCGGCCGCTTCCTCCTCGACCTCCGCGGCATCTTCGATCCCGGCGATCTGGTGCCCACCCATCCCCACCCACTGACCGCTGACCGCTGACCACCCCCATGCCCCACGTCATCGGAACCGCCGGTCACATCGATCACGGCAAGACGGCCCTGATCCGCGCCCTCACCGGGCAGGAAACCGACCGCCTGAAAGAGGAACGGGAACGCGGGATATCGATCGACCTCGGGTTCGCGTACCTGGACCTGCCGGACGGTGAACGCGTCGGCATCGTCGACGTTCCGGGGCACGAGCGCTTCATTCGCAACATGCTGGCCGGGGCCCACGGCATCGATCTCGTCCTGCTCGTCGTCGCGGCCGACGACGGACCGATGCCGCAGACCGAAGAGCACCTCGACATCTTGCATCTTCTCGGAGCCCGGCACGGCGTCGTCGCGATTACCAAGGCCGACCTGGTCGACCAAGCGCGGCTGCGGGCGGTGCACGAAGAGGTGGAGATCCTGCTCGCCGGTACGACCCTCGAAGGCTCGCCGGTGGTGCCCGTGTCATCGGCCACCGGCAACGGCATGGACGTCCTGCGGCACACGCTCGAACGGGCGCTGCGCGAATACCGTCGCAGCGCAGCGCCGGGACCGTTCCGGATGCCGGTCGATCGGGCGTTCGTCATGCACGGGCACGGCGTGGTGGTCACCGGTACGGCGATCGCCGGGACGGTGCGCGTGGGCGACGCGGTGCGCATTCAACCCGGCGGCCACGAGGCACGGGTACGTTCCGTCCAGGTTCACGGCGGCGAGGTCGACGCCGCCGGCTACGGGCAGCGAGTCGCCCTCAACCTCGCCGGGGTCGAGCGCGCCGGCGTGACGCGTGGGCACGTCGTCTGCGATCCGTCGCTCGACCGTGACACGGAACGTTGCGATGTCTGGGTGGAGATCCGGCCCTCGGCGACCCGACCGGTGAAGTCGCACGACGCCGTACACGTCCATCTCGGCACCGCCGAAACGATGGGCAAGCTCGTGCTGATCGAGGGCGGCGAAGCGCTCGCTCCGCGGCGTGCCGCCTTCGCGCAGTTGGTTCTTCGCGATCCCTTGCACGCGCTGCGCGGCGACCGATTCATCCTGCGCAATGCCAGCGCCCAGCGCACGATCGGCGGCGGGTCCGTGGTGCACCCGTTCGCCCGGCGACACAGCCGCGGCGAGCCCGGCCTGATTGACGGCCTGCGGGCTCTGCACGGGGCCACGACTCCGGGGGAGATCGTGGGCGCCCTGCTGGCGCTCGAACCCGCGTTCGCCGTCGGACTGGACTATCTCGCCCAGACGGCGGCGCTTACGCCGGCGGCCGTCATGAACGCCCTGCAGACAGTACCCACCGTCCGCCTTCTGCCCGAGGCGGAGAAACCGACGGCCTGCACGACCGCCGCGAAGTGGGAACGGCTGCGTGCGGAAGCGAGCGCGGCCCTCGCCGCCGCGCACCGCTGCGAGCCGTTGTCTCCGGGGCTCGAAATGGAGTCGCTGCGCAGCCGGCTGGCACCGGATGTCCCGGCGAAGCTGTTCCGTGCCGTGGTCGACGCGCTGGTCGCGGCCGGAACGCTGGTGCGGCAGGAAAGCGTCCTGCACCTCCCGACCCACAAAGTCGCGCTGCGGCAGGACGAACGGGAGCTGGGCGTGCGCGCCGAAGCGCTGCTCGCGGCGGGCGGTTACACGCCGCCGGACCTCAAGCAACTGGAGACGCAACTGGGGGCGACTCGGCAGCGCCTGCAAACGGTCCTGCAACAGCTCGAACGCGAGGGTCGGGTAGCGCGCATAGGTGGCGACCTGTACTTCGCTCGCGAATCGCTCGACCGCGCTCGCGGCCTGCTCCGGAGCCACGTCGAGACCCACGGAGAGATTAGCGCGGCCACCTTTCGTGACCTGCTCGGCGCCAGCCGCAAGTTCAGCATTTCCCTGCTCGACTACTTCGACCGCACCGGCTTCACCCTCCGTGTCGGCGACATCCGCAAGCTACGGCGCTAACCGACGCATTTCCCTCTTGTGCAACGCCGTAGAAGAGCTAATGTCCGCCCTGGCAAACCCGGCAGCGGGCGCGAAGGCGGGTGATGCTGGCCTAACGGCGGCGTGACCGTCTCGGGCATCGTCGGAGGATGGCGTCGTCCCCGCGGGGGGCGGCCAGTGACCGCAGAACTTGGCCCGTTGCCGTCAGGGACAAAATGTTCTGGACTTTTTTGCGGAGAAGTGGTTTGAGGCGAGTCACTTTTTATCGAAACGCGGCAGGGAACAACTACCGCCAATGGAAGGCGGGCCGGCGAGTTCGGGGGGTCCTGCAACGCTCGGAGGACAGGAGCATGGCTGCAGACAAGAAGACCCGATCTCAGACACTCGGAGTGGTGCTACGTCAAAGGCGACGCCAGCTCGACCTCACGCAACAGGAAGTTGCGAAGCGGGTCGGCGTGCGCGCCAATTACATAGGCTACCTCGAGCGGAACATGCGACGGCCAAGCACCAATGTGCTGGTCAAGCTGGGCAAGGTGCTGGACCTCGACCATCAGGAGATGTTCCTGCTGGCCCATCCGCACATGCGACCGGCGACGGCGCCCGCGGGCAACTCGCACGCCAGGTCGGCGTGGGAGGAGTTCCGCACCGACAAGCGGCTGCACACGCGGCACAACATCAGCCGCGGCGAGCTCGACGTGCTCAAGCAAACGGCCAAGCTCGGGAAGGCCCGCAGCAGTCGCGATTACCTGTTCATCCTACAGGCGATTCGGCAGGCTCTGCAGTAGCCCGCCTGCCCGGTGCGAACCGGGCCCGTTTCACTGGTGGCGAGCAGCAGCGGTGCGCCGGCCGCCTACCCCGTCTCGGGGCTGGTGCGCCGGCAGCCCGCTGCCCGCTCGGCTCTCGGGCAGTCACGGCTCTTCGGGAGTTGCGTCTGCCGCGGAACGTGAGAGGGACGGCATGTGCCCTTTCCACCGCAAGAGCACGAGTCCGCCCGCCAGGCCGGACAACAGCACGATGGCGCTGGCGAGCAGTCCGAGCGCAACCGCGCTGTGGCGGGAGACAC from Candidatus Binatia bacterium carries:
- a CDS encoding MBL fold metallo-hydrolase, which translates into the protein MLATLGYAGWRVHDYFRTETVRIDDRLALILGGGGNTAVLVCDDGVLVVDTKLMRPGRGLADQIRTLTNKPVRTIVNTHYHLDHTHGNVNYPPGTNVMAHRRTRTHLVKLDRGFWEFGPAWELLPKDLVEDRADLRCGDETVRILHLGRGHTDGDVVVHLVGRGVILTGDLFLRNQYPSIDRRGGGSGVDWPETLDRLLAIPNVRDYVPGHGGVATRDDVIRFQSYLRSVVTQVREGVRRNESLPAIASGIDLQAFDDFNGIPFLRSPADNVRAVYEEITGVPPPGAKQRP
- a CDS encoding CCA tRNA nucleotidyltransferase, which codes for MNHREVAARAVAARLGAAGFTAYLAGGCVRDRLLGREPKDFDVATDANTTAVQELFPRTVPVGVQFGVVLVLYEGEPIEVVTFRADAPYADGRHPTGVRSGTPLEDAQRRDFTVNGMFLDPATDTVIDYVGGQADLAARVIRAIGDPLARFAEDRLRLMRAVRFAAHLDFVIAPTTFAAMQDLAPSVTDMAWERIGDEIVRMLTQGPRGTARRAFELLDSSGLLRAVLPEVAAMQGVAQSPDFHPEGDVWEHTLRVLAQLDGHSEALALAALLHDVAKPCTLGHKGSRITFYGHCEQGADMAADVCQRLRRSRETRERVDYLVRHHLRLTSAPEMRLSTLKRFLAEDGIDELLELARLDSLAASGDLTHYEFCMRRRAELAAQAQLRPPPLLRGRDLLALGLRPGPRVGQLLAAVADAQLDGTLRTRDEALAWVRGKL
- the selA gene encoding L-seryl-tRNA(Sec) selenium transferase, translated to MTDRAARLRAIPSVDRVLQTEAAAIALRRFRRAYVVDAVRAVLAEVRQRIAEDEVPVPSPDEVIAAAMARAAAARAVGMRAVVNATGVVLHTNLGRAVLAAEAVEAVRVAAGNAVNLEFDLGRGERGDRDDCIRDDLRALTGAAAATVVNNNAAAVLLCLNTLAEGREVVVSRGELVEIGGSFRIPDVMTKSRAVLREVGTTNRTHAADYDAAIGERTALLLKVHTSNYRIVGFTSTVELADLAAVGRERGVPIMEDLGSGALVDLSRYGLPREPVVAERLRAGADLVTFSGDKLLGGPQAGIVVGRADLVDAINRNPLKRALRCDKLTLAALAATLRLYRTDPDLAAALPTLRWLTRPLAEMRAVGTAAVARLREFLGQEYVVEIVESQSEIGSGALPVESLPTLAVSVTHAAIGSQDIARRFRNAATPIVGRIQAGRFLLDLRGIFDPGDLVPTHPHPLTADR
- the selB gene encoding selenocysteine-specific translation elongation factor, coding for MPHVIGTAGHIDHGKTALIRALTGQETDRLKEERERGISIDLGFAYLDLPDGERVGIVDVPGHERFIRNMLAGAHGIDLVLLVVAADDGPMPQTEEHLDILHLLGARHGVVAITKADLVDQARLRAVHEEVEILLAGTTLEGSPVVPVSSATGNGMDVLRHTLERALREYRRSAAPGPFRMPVDRAFVMHGHGVVVTGTAIAGTVRVGDAVRIQPGGHEARVRSVQVHGGEVDAAGYGQRVALNLAGVERAGVTRGHVVCDPSLDRDTERCDVWVEIRPSATRPVKSHDAVHVHLGTAETMGKLVLIEGGEALAPRRAAFAQLVLRDPLHALRGDRFILRNASAQRTIGGGSVVHPFARRHSRGEPGLIDGLRALHGATTPGEIVGALLALEPAFAVGLDYLAQTAALTPAAVMNALQTVPTVRLLPEAEKPTACTTAAKWERLRAEASAALAAAHRCEPLSPGLEMESLRSRLAPDVPAKLFRAVVDALVAAGTLVRQESVLHLPTHKVALRQDERELGVRAEALLAAGGYTPPDLKQLETQLGATRQRLQTVLQQLEREGRVARIGGDLYFARESLDRARGLLRSHVETHGEISAATFRDLLGASRKFSISLLDYFDRTGFTLRVGDIRKLRR
- a CDS encoding helix-turn-helix transcriptional regulator codes for the protein MAADKKTRSQTLGVVLRQRRRQLDLTQQEVAKRVGVRANYIGYLERNMRRPSTNVLVKLGKVLDLDHQEMFLLAHPHMRPATAPAGNSHARSAWEEFRTDKRLHTRHNISRGELDVLKQTAKLGKARSSRDYLFILQAIRQALQ